In a single window of the Leptolyngbyaceae cyanobacterium genome:
- a CDS encoding AbrB family transcriptional regulator, with translation MNKSKKIEPLTGEALLKKVKELDNLSKEEKAKACGYYTVTKNGVERVNMMKFLNALIDAEGIQLDSKQGGNGRGGRSASYRISVQSNGNLLIGSAYTKQMGLKSGDEFEISLGRKHIRLRQVNADGEVIDEES, from the coding sequence ATGAATAAATCAAAAAAGATCGAACCCCTAACTGGTGAAGCTCTCCTTAAAAAAGTAAAAGAGCTAGATAACCTGAGCAAAGAAGAAAAGGCGAAAGCCTGCGGCTACTACACTGTCACTAAAAACGGTGTAGAGCGCGTTAACATGATGAAGTTCTTAAACGCCCTGATCGATGCTGAAGGTATTCAGTTAGATAGCAAACAAGGCGGTAACGGACGTGGCGGACGTAGCGCTAGCTATCGCATTAGCGTTCAGTCTAACGGGAACTTACTAATTGGCTCAGCTTACACTAAACAGATGGGACTCAAGTCAGGAGATGAATTTGAAATTTCTCTCGGACGCAAGCATATTCGTTTGCGGCAAGTAAATGCTGATGGTGAAGTTATAGACGAAGAATCCTGA
- a CDS encoding RrF2 family transcriptional regulator → MKLTTRGHYSVKALLDLSLQPGYRPTSVRAIAQRQEIPAPYLEKLLIEMRRAGLVESVRGAQGGYKLAREPAQISLGQILEAVGETIEPLPRHAPDAKLAEDWVTFTLWRQLHQKLKEALYSISLEDLYFDARSWQAAQGGETSFVV, encoded by the coding sequence ATGAAATTAACCACTCGCGGACACTATAGTGTGAAGGCGCTGTTAGATTTAAGTCTACAGCCGGGATATCGCCCTACTTCTGTAAGAGCGATCGCTCAGCGTCAAGAAATACCCGCACCTTATTTGGAAAAACTGCTTATAGAAATGCGTCGTGCGGGTTTAGTTGAATCAGTTCGCGGTGCTCAAGGAGGTTATAAATTAGCACGGGAACCGGCACAAATTTCTCTGGGACAAATTTTAGAAGCAGTGGGTGAAACGATCGAACCACTACCTCGTCACGCTCCAGATGCAAAGCTAGCTGAAGACTGGGTAACATTTACCCTTTGGCGACAATTACACCAAAAGCTAAAAGAAGCACTCTACAGTATTTCTTTGGAAGACCTTTATTTTGATGCCCGTAGTTGGCAAGCCGCCCAAGGAGGTGAAACTAGTTTTGTTGTTTAA
- the cbiB gene encoding adenosylcobinamide-phosphate synthase CbiB has protein sequence MQVNFSRLEPALVLALASWLDFIIGDPWGWPHPVQAIGWVINRLFQWAIEFLNNPDTKSYLHWLKKITNFPIDNIISRFTGAVLGIGLVIGSGSIGWLTIAGARWVHPLLGMTVNTILLASCFAGRSLTNAGIAVLQPLIKGDIDTARSTLRQYVGRDTANLSAPEILRAVLETVTENATDGVLAPLFYALIGLFFPPIGSVPLVLAYKTASTLDSMVGYREAPYTYIGWFSAKQEDVLTWLPCRLLVITLAFLSGRPYQIWKICWRDAPKDPSPNSGWSECVYAALLNVRVGGTNWYRGVAKPKPLLGDPKAPITPDKIKQAMQLTRYCFLIWLSIALSFWVWLRLLLH, from the coding sequence ATGCAGGTTAATTTTTCTCGATTAGAGCCAGCGCTCGTCCTCGCCTTAGCATCTTGGCTAGATTTCATCATAGGCGATCCTTGGGGTTGGCCCCATCCGGTACAAGCGATCGGCTGGGTAATTAATCGTTTATTTCAATGGGCGATCGAATTTTTAAACAATCCTGACACGAAAAGCTATCTTCATTGGCTAAAGAAAATTACTAATTTTCCGATCGACAACATAATCAGTCGCTTCACAGGCGCAGTTTTAGGAATTGGATTAGTCATCGGTAGCGGATCGATCGGCTGGTTAACCATCGCAGGTGCTAGATGGGTACATCCTTTATTAGGTATGACAGTTAATACGATTCTGCTAGCCAGTTGTTTTGCAGGTAGGAGTTTAACAAATGCTGGCATAGCAGTTTTGCAACCATTAATAAAAGGAGATATAGATACAGCCCGTTCTACTTTACGTCAATATGTCGGTCGAGATACAGCTAACTTATCGGCACCGGAAATCTTGCGGGCTGTTTTGGAAACCGTTACGGAAAATGCTACCGATGGAGTATTGGCTCCTTTGTTTTATGCTTTAATCGGTCTATTTTTTCCCCCGATCGGTAGTGTTCCCCTCGTGCTTGCTTATAAAACTGCCAGCACTCTTGATTCAATGGTGGGCTATCGAGAAGCTCCCTACACCTATATAGGATGGTTTAGTGCCAAACAAGAAGATGTTCTAACTTGGTTGCCTTGTCGGTTATTAGTAATTACTTTGGCATTTTTATCTGGCAGACCATACCAGATCTGGAAAATTTGTTGGCGAGACGCGCCAAAAGACCCCAGCCCTAATTCTGGATGGAGCGAATGCGTTTATGCTGCTCTACTCAATGTTCGGGTTGGAGGCACAAATTGGTATCGCGGTGTAGCCAAACCTAAACCGTTGTTGGGAGATCCTAAAGCGCCGATTACTCCTGACAAAATAAAACAGGCAATGCAGCTAACTCGCTATTGTTTTTTGATTTGGTTGTCGATCGCATTAAGTTTTTGGGTCTGGTTAAGATTACTACTACATTAA
- a CDS encoding thioredoxin domain-containing protein, protein MTNRLARSQSLYLRKHAENPIDWWPWCEEALEVALRDNKPIFLSIGYSSCHWCTVMEGEAFSDRAIAEYMNGNFIPIKVDREERPDLDSIYMQGLQMMVGQGGWPLNVFLDPKNLIPFYGGTYFPIEPRYGRPGFLQVLQAIRRYYDTETTKVESVTSEIFGYLQQSAALHSPGGEALDFTLLRQGIETNASVLSGVGYGPSFPMMPYGETVLRGVRFDLSGKYDLKEVCRQRGLNLALGGIYDVVGGGFHRYTVDPTWTVPHFEKMLYDNGQIVEYLANLWSSGIEEPAIKRAIAGTVKWLKREMTAPEGYFYAAQDADSFSDATAAEPEEGDFYVWSYRELESLLAAEELAEIKAQFTVTEEGNFEGRNVLQCRHSGDLSLTVEAALAKLFVVRYGAKPEAVETFPPARNNQEAKSNNWPGRIPPVTDPKAIVAWNSLMISGLARAYVVFGQLEYLSPAVKAANFILERQWVNDRFHRLNYDGQPAVLAQSEDYALFIKALLDLYQAALKLTAAKENEFPTAYFWLEKAIKVQQEFDEFLWSIELGGYYNTASDASRELLVRERNYSDNATPSPNGVAIANLVQLALLTENLEYLDRAQQSLQAFITPMKESPQACPSLFAGLDWYLNHTLVRTDSDRMSSLINSYLPVAVYKVIEHLPEGSIGLVCQGLNCAEPAKSWQQIWEQIRNSQLRS, encoded by the coding sequence ATGACCAATCGCCTTGCACGCTCCCAAAGTCTTTACCTCCGCAAACACGCTGAAAATCCGATCGACTGGTGGCCTTGGTGCGAGGAAGCCTTGGAAGTGGCTCTTCGCGACAATAAGCCGATTTTCCTTTCGATCGGTTACTCAAGCTGTCACTGGTGTACTGTCATGGAAGGGGAGGCATTTTCCGATCGCGCCATTGCCGAATATATGAACGGTAATTTTATTCCTATTAAAGTAGATCGGGAAGAACGACCAGACCTAGACAGCATCTATATGCAAGGACTGCAAATGATGGTCGGTCAAGGTGGGTGGCCGCTTAATGTATTTTTAGATCCGAAAAATTTAATCCCCTTTTACGGCGGGACTTATTTTCCCATCGAACCCCGTTATGGACGACCGGGATTTTTACAAGTATTGCAAGCAATTCGCCGCTACTACGACACGGAAACCACCAAAGTCGAGTCTGTAACGTCAGAAATTTTTGGTTATCTTCAACAATCAGCCGCACTTCATTCTCCAGGCGGCGAAGCGCTGGATTTTACTTTGTTGCGTCAAGGTATAGAAACTAATGCTAGCGTACTCAGTGGTGTCGGGTACGGCCCTAGTTTTCCCATGATGCCTTATGGGGAAACCGTGTTGCGGGGCGTTCGGTTTGATTTATCAGGAAAATACGATTTAAAGGAAGTTTGTCGCCAACGGGGATTAAATTTAGCGTTGGGTGGAATTTACGATGTGGTAGGGGGGGGTTTTCACCGTTACACGGTTGACCCGACTTGGACGGTGCCTCACTTTGAAAAAATGCTATATGACAACGGTCAGATCGTAGAGTATCTGGCTAATTTGTGGAGTAGCGGTATAGAGGAGCCTGCGATAAAAAGAGCGATCGCAGGTACGGTAAAGTGGTTGAAAAGGGAAATGACTGCCCCTGAAGGTTATTTTTATGCTGCTCAAGATGCGGATAGTTTTAGCGATGCTACAGCAGCAGAACCGGAGGAAGGGGATTTTTATGTTTGGAGTTATCGAGAATTAGAAAGTTTACTCGCTGCGGAAGAATTGGCAGAAATCAAAGCGCAATTTACGGTAACCGAAGAAGGCAATTTTGAAGGACGCAACGTTTTACAATGTCGCCATTCCGGTGATTTATCTCTTACGGTAGAAGCTGCTTTAGCAAAACTTTTCGTCGTGCGCTACGGGGCAAAACCTGAAGCTGTGGAAACTTTCCCACCAGCACGTAATAATCAGGAGGCAAAAAGCAATAACTGGCCGGGACGCATCCCTCCCGTGACAGACCCTAAAGCGATCGTAGCTTGGAATAGCTTGATGATTTCCGGTTTGGCAAGAGCTTATGTAGTGTTCGGGCAACTGGAATATTTGTCTCCAGCGGTGAAAGCTGCCAATTTTATTTTAGAGCGTCAATGGGTGAACGATCGTTTTCATCGCCTCAATTATGACGGGCAACCAGCAGTTTTAGCCCAGTCAGAGGATTACGCGCTGTTTATTAAAGCTTTACTGGATTTGTATCAAGCGGCGTTGAAATTGACTGCTGCGAAAGAAAACGAATTTCCAACGGCTTATTTTTGGTTAGAAAAAGCCATCAAGGTGCAGCAGGAGTTCGATGAATTTCTCTGGAGTATTGAATTAGGGGGCTACTATAACACTGCTAGCGATGCTAGTCGGGAACTTTTGGTGCGGGAACGCAACTATAGTGATAACGCCACCCCTTCTCCTAATGGTGTGGCGATCGCTAATCTAGTGCAACTAGCTTTACTGACTGAAAATCTAGAATATCTCGATCGCGCCCAACAAAGCTTACAAGCTTTTATTACTCCGATGAAGGAGTCTCCCCAAGCTTGTCCGAGTTTATTTGCAGGTTTAGATTGGTATCTTAACCACACCCTGGTGCGAACTGATTCGGATCGGATGTCATCTCTAATTAATAGTTATTTACCCGTAGCCGTTTACAAAGTGATAGAACATCTACCAGAAGGTAGTATTGGTTTAGTTTGCCAGGGCCTTAATTGTGCGGAACCTGCTAAAAGTTGGCAACAAATTTGGGAACAAATCAGAAATAGTCAGTTGAGGAGTTAG
- a CDS encoding penicillin-binding protein 2 — translation MASSHPPSSGNGKGRSRTRTRRPRNSKRQPNFLNIAPPKLPKQTDLPMGVAKLTQIIGSASQQDFEVGNISDRKQNLKTDQPPQSLKSILKTPQLNRIILVWVFLVLSGLALGWNLHRLQMVRGPVLAKAAKQQQMVSLRPYVPRRPIVDRNQNVLAVDRPVYTLYAHPKLFKKSKQEIATELSNFIGKTPEELLKQFNIAESGIRIENTLLEEVADRITALRVDGLELIPHYSRLYPQQELAADIVGYVDIDHKGQAGIERSQQKLLERSVKAVRLSRAGNGAMMPDYAPMGVLSFDDLQLQLTIDSRLQRAARAALKEKIEQFKAKRGTAIVMDARDGALLALVSEPSYDPNHYSKYDVGLYKNWALTDLYEPGSTFKPLNIAIALETGAIKPESTFVDTGTIRVGRWSIKNAEGGGRGSINISEILQVSSNVGMVQIIQQLKPSVYYGWLERLGLGQAVETDLPFEATSQLKSQEKFTISPIEPATASFGQGFSITPLQLAQLHSALANGGKLVSPHVVRGLVDSQGQMHWQPTLPTNRPIFSPKTTQTVLEMMENVVTNGTGKAAQIPGYRIGGKTGTAQKASPKGGYLPDAKITSFVGILPIQEPRYVVVAVVDEPKGRVFGSTVAAPIVKSIMESLISIEQIPPSQSNQPSNQ, via the coding sequence ATGGCTTCTAGTCATCCACCTTCTTCTGGTAATGGAAAAGGCCGTAGTAGAACTAGAACGCGGCGACCTAGAAACAGCAAACGTCAACCAAATTTTTTGAATATAGCGCCACCGAAACTGCCTAAGCAGACTGATTTGCCGATGGGAGTTGCCAAACTAACTCAAATCATCGGTTCTGCCTCACAACAAGATTTTGAGGTGGGAAATATTAGCGATCGCAAACAAAATTTAAAAACCGACCAGCCCCCTCAAAGTCTCAAATCTATCCTCAAAACCCCTCAATTAAACCGAATCATATTAGTATGGGTATTTTTGGTATTGAGTGGATTGGCGCTGGGTTGGAACTTGCATCGCTTACAAATGGTGCGCGGCCCCGTACTGGCCAAGGCTGCCAAGCAACAGCAAATGGTTTCTCTGCGCCCTTACGTACCTCGTCGTCCCATCGTTGACCGAAATCAAAACGTTTTAGCGGTCGATCGGCCAGTTTATACTTTATATGCCCATCCCAAACTATTTAAAAAATCCAAACAAGAGATTGCCACCGAATTATCAAACTTTATCGGTAAAACACCAGAAGAATTACTAAAACAATTTAATATCGCTGAAAGTGGTATCCGAATCGAAAATACCTTGCTCGAAGAAGTAGCCGATCGAATTACTGCCCTTCGTGTGGATGGCTTAGAATTAATTCCCCATTACTCCCGCCTCTACCCCCAACAAGAATTAGCAGCAGACATAGTTGGCTACGTCGATATAGACCACAAAGGGCAAGCAGGGATAGAACGCAGCCAGCAAAAACTATTAGAGCGTTCTGTCAAAGCAGTGAGACTCAGCAGGGCAGGTAACGGCGCGATGATGCCCGATTACGCACCGATGGGGGTATTGAGCTTTGATGATTTGCAATTGCAACTAACCATCGATAGTCGCCTGCAAAGGGCGGCTCGTGCTGCCTTAAAAGAAAAAATCGAACAATTCAAGGCCAAACGAGGCACCGCGATCGTGATGGATGCACGGGATGGTGCTTTACTGGCACTGGTTTCCGAACCTTCCTACGATCCCAACCATTATTCTAAATACGATGTAGGTCTGTATAAAAACTGGGCGCTCACAGACCTTTACGAACCTGGCTCTACTTTTAAACCGCTTAATATAGCGATCGCATTAGAAACGGGAGCCATCAAACCAGAGAGTACCTTTGTTGACACCGGTACCATTCGCGTCGGTCGTTGGTCGATTAAAAATGCTGAAGGTGGTGGACGGGGGTCAATAAATATCAGCGAGATTCTGCAAGTCTCTAGCAACGTGGGTATGGTACAAATTATCCAGCAACTCAAGCCCAGCGTTTACTACGGTTGGCTAGAAAGACTCGGACTCGGACAAGCAGTAGAAACAGACTTGCCTTTTGAAGCTACCAGCCAGTTAAAAAGTCAAGAAAAATTTACGATATCTCCGATCGAGCCAGCTACCGCTTCTTTTGGCCAAGGATTTTCGATCACTCCCTTACAACTAGCGCAATTGCATAGTGCCCTCGCTAACGGTGGCAAATTAGTTAGTCCTCACGTAGTTAGAGGTTTAGTTGACTCTCAAGGACAAATGCACTGGCAACCCACGTTACCGACAAATAGACCCATCTTTTCGCCAAAAACCACGCAGACAGTTTTGGAAATGATGGAAAATGTAGTCACGAATGGAACCGGAAAAGCTGCTCAAATTCCCGGATATCGAATTGGAGGTAAAACCGGTACGGCGCAAAAAGCCAGCCCTAAAGGTGGCTACTTACCTGATGCCAAAATTACTAGCTTTGTCGGTATTCTGCCAATCCAAGAACCCCGCTACGTCGTGGTAGCTGTCGTAGATGAACCGAAGGGTAGGGTTTTTGGTTCAACAGTAGCAGCACCGATCGTTAAATCGATAATGGAATCTTTGATTAGCATCGAGCAAATTCCACCCAGCCAATCAAATCAACCATCAAATCAGTAA
- a CDS encoding PAS domain-containing sensor histidine kinase: MKIYFNWRKSLNLRLTSLKISAIYLAFGIAWISFSDRILLTIIKDPEKLTYLQSFKGWFYVFFTAWLFYWLIYRHMKILKSTEIALRESNDQLNKTTATVKEQLSQLEESQKALQLSEERYRLIAELTSDYAYAIDITPEGEFYPKWMAEAFFRVTGYQQTDISNGQDWMKIVVPEDQSLIYQKGEKIRAGESVVTEFRIINKQGKILWLRDYARPKWDNYNNSIIGMVGAAKDITLYKQAEQALRESEEKHRELVNNLKEIVFQQNQQGRWIFLNPAWVEVMGYTVESTLGTSFLDYVYPEDRHNSQQYLELLYQKKIEYCRYEARYLGQDGTIRWLEMFARLLFSANGELSGIAGTLMDITQRKTAETQLQNLNLELELQVEERTAQLVAQMQELAVLNSLKDDFLSTVSHELRTPMSNMKMAITMLKISCKKATYINCINHNLEQEKENISKIERYLEILDYECDREINLINDILELRRLDAEPQLLNFTTIYLHEWLPKAVASFEERVYNRHQNLNVYIHPDIPLITCHVSSLERIVSELINNACKYTPPGGKIAISANYKNPIATDINFVDMPRKKSLQPAVELLQIIVSNSGSSIPQNELTRIFEKFYRLPSADPWKQGGTGLGLALVKKLVQHLGGTVWAESESNQTRFIVELPIDWGKANHGESTNHN, translated from the coding sequence ATGAAAATATATTTTAACTGGAGAAAATCTCTCAATTTAAGATTAACTTCTTTAAAAATTAGTGCTATTTATCTAGCATTCGGAATTGCATGGATATCGTTTTCCGATCGGATTTTGTTGACGATAATTAAAGATCCAGAAAAGCTGACTTACTTACAGTCATTTAAAGGTTGGTTCTATGTTTTTTTCACTGCATGGCTGTTTTACTGGCTGATTTACCGCCACATGAAAATACTTAAAAGTACGGAAATAGCTTTACGAGAAAGTAACGATCAACTCAACAAGACAACAGCTACAGTCAAAGAACAACTCTCTCAATTGGAAGAAAGTCAAAAAGCTTTACAACTAAGTGAAGAACGCTACCGCTTAATTGCAGAGCTTACTTCTGATTATGCTTACGCGATCGACATTACTCCTGAAGGAGAGTTTTATCCTAAATGGATGGCAGAAGCTTTTTTTCGCGTAACTGGTTACCAGCAAACAGACATTAGTAACGGACAAGACTGGATGAAAATAGTCGTTCCAGAAGACCAAAGTTTAATTTATCAAAAAGGAGAAAAAATTCGCGCTGGGGAATCGGTAGTTACAGAATTCCGCATTATTAATAAACAGGGCAAAATATTATGGTTGCGAGATTATGCTCGACCAAAATGGGATAATTATAACAATTCGATAATCGGGATGGTAGGGGCTGCTAAAGATATTACTTTGTATAAGCAAGCAGAACAAGCCTTGCGAGAATCGGAAGAAAAACATAGAGAATTGGTAAATAATCTCAAGGAAATCGTTTTTCAACAAAATCAGCAGGGTAGATGGATCTTTTTAAATCCAGCTTGGGTAGAAGTAATGGGTTACACTGTAGAAAGCACTTTAGGAACTAGCTTTTTAGATTACGTTTATCCAGAAGATCGCCATAACAGCCAACAGTATTTAGAACTTCTCTACCAAAAAAAAATAGAATATTGTCGTTATGAAGCTCGCTATCTAGGTCAAGATGGCACGATACGTTGGTTAGAAATGTTCGCTCGACTTTTGTTTTCTGCAAACGGTGAACTTTCTGGTATTGCAGGTACTCTGATGGATATTACTCAGAGGAAAACCGCCGAAACTCAACTCCAAAACCTGAATTTAGAATTAGAGTTGCAAGTAGAAGAACGTACCGCTCAACTAGTCGCGCAGATGCAAGAATTGGCTGTACTTAATAGTTTAAAGGATGATTTTCTCAGTACGGTTTCTCATGAGTTAAGAACACCAATGTCTAACATGAAAATGGCGATTACTATGTTAAAAATTAGTTGTAAAAAAGCCACATATATTAATTGTATAAATCATAATTTAGAGCAAGAAAAAGAAAATATTTCCAAAATAGAACGCTATTTAGAAATATTAGATTATGAATGCGATCGCGAAATTAATTTAATTAACGATATCCTAGAATTAAGACGGCTTGATGCCGAGCCTCAGCTTTTGAATTTTACAACAATATATTTACACGAATGGTTGCCAAAAGCCGTTGCTTCTTTTGAAGAACGAGTTTACAACCGTCATCAAAATTTAAATGTTTATATTCATCCCGATATACCTTTGATTACTTGTCATGTCTCTAGTTTAGAGCGAATTGTTTCTGAACTGATAAATAATGCGTGTAAATATACTCCTCCAGGTGGTAAGATCGCCATATCTGCTAATTATAAAAATCCAATTGCAACAGATATTAATTTCGTTGATATGCCGAGAAAAAAATCTTTACAGCCTGCTGTAGAGTTACTACAAATAATTGTATCAAATTCTGGTTCTTCGATTCCTCAAAATGAACTAACTCGGATTTTTGAAAAATTTTACCGCCTGCCCAGCGCCGATCCATGGAAACAAGGAGGAACGGGATTGGGATTAGCATTAGTAAAAAAATTAGTTCAACATTTAGGAGGTACGGTTTGGGCAGAAAGCGAATCAAATCAAACTCGCTTTATTGTCGAATTACCAATTGATTGGGGTAAGGCTAATCACGGGGAATCTACTAATCATAACTAA
- the glgB gene encoding 1,4-alpha-glucan branching enzyme, which produces MSITIAPEQIDRIVWNQHQDPFEVLGPHPIEENGKTTAWVVRTYLPNADAVWVVLPEERKEYPMQSVHNPHFFECTITIEELANYQLRIKEGEHERVTYDPYAFRSPLLTDFDIHLYAEGNHHRIYEKLGSHITEVNGVKGVYFAVWAPNARNVSLIGDFNLWDGRKHQMRRRGNGVWELFVPELGAGDHYKYEIKNQAGHIYEKFDPFGFQQEVRPKTASIVTDLDTYTWHDDDWMEKRRHTEPLTKPIAVYECHLGSWLHASSAEPAKLPNGEEEPVVITSELRPGSRFLTYRELADKLIPYVKDLGFTHIELLPVAEHPFDGSWGYQVTGFYAPTSRFGKPDDFMYFVDKCHENGIGVIVDWVPGHFPKDGHGLAFFDGTHLYEHADPRKGEHKGWGTLVFNYGRNEVRNFLVANALFWFDKYHIDGIRVDAVASVIYLNYCRPDGEWVANQYGGCENIEGADFLRQVNHVIFSYFPGILSIAEESTSWPMVSWPTYVGGLGFNLKWNMGWMHDMLDYFHMDPWFRQFHQNNITFSIWYHHSENFMLALSHDEVVHGKSPLIGKMPGDKWQKFANVRALLTYMYGHPGKKTLFMSMEFGQWSEWNVWSDLEWHLLQYEPHQQTLKFMTDLNHLYQTEPALYTWDFGEGGFEWIDCNDNRHSVVSFLRRDKENPENYIVIVCNFTPQPHSHYRVGVPDHGFYHELFNSDAAQYGGSNMGNLGGKWSDEWSCQNRPYSIDLCLPPLAVLMLKLDREKTQAMLKGTQVEESVSEE; this is translated from the coding sequence ATGTCCATAACTATTGCACCCGAGCAGATTGACCGGATTGTTTGGAATCAGCATCAAGACCCATTTGAAGTGCTGGGGCCTCATCCCATAGAAGAAAATGGCAAAACAACTGCTTGGGTAGTGCGAACTTACCTTCCGAATGCCGATGCAGTGTGGGTGGTGCTGCCAGAGGAGCGCAAAGAATACCCGATGCAATCGGTGCATAATCCTCATTTTTTTGAATGCACTATTACGATCGAAGAATTAGCGAATTATCAGTTACGGATTAAGGAAGGGGAACACGAGCGAGTAACTTACGACCCTTACGCTTTCCGGTCCCCTTTGCTGACAGATTTTGACATTCACTTATATGCAGAAGGAAATCATCACCGAATTTACGAGAAGCTAGGGTCACACATCACGGAAGTTAACGGTGTCAAAGGAGTATATTTTGCTGTCTGGGCCCCCAATGCGCGAAATGTTTCGTTAATTGGCGATTTCAATTTGTGGGATGGACGCAAGCACCAGATGCGAAGACGAGGAAATGGTGTTTGGGAGTTGTTCGTTCCCGAACTGGGAGCGGGTGACCACTATAAGTATGAAATCAAAAATCAAGCGGGTCACATTTACGAGAAATTTGACCCCTTCGGTTTCCAACAGGAAGTAAGACCGAAAACGGCATCGATCGTCACTGACTTAGATACTTATACTTGGCACGATGATGATTGGATGGAGAAGCGCCGTCATACGGAACCTTTAACTAAGCCAATAGCAGTGTATGAGTGCCATTTGGGTTCTTGGCTGCACGCTTCCTCAGCCGAACCTGCGAAACTGCCGAATGGGGAAGAAGAGCCGGTTGTAATTACTTCCGAACTCAGACCTGGGTCGCGTTTCCTGACTTATCGGGAGTTAGCAGACAAACTGATTCCTTACGTAAAGGATTTGGGATTCACTCATATTGAATTGTTACCTGTAGCGGAACATCCCTTTGATGGTTCTTGGGGATATCAGGTAACTGGTTTCTACGCGCCAACTTCTCGTTTTGGCAAGCCAGATGATTTTATGTATTTCGTGGATAAGTGCCACGAGAACGGAATTGGAGTGATTGTGGATTGGGTGCCGGGTCACTTCCCGAAAGACGGTCATGGTTTGGCTTTCTTTGACGGTACTCATTTATACGAACACGCCGACCCCCGCAAAGGCGAACACAAAGGCTGGGGTACTTTGGTGTTCAACTACGGACGTAATGAGGTAAGGAATTTTTTAGTTGCCAACGCTCTTTTTTGGTTTGATAAGTACCACATTGATGGTATCCGAGTGGATGCGGTGGCTTCGGTGATTTACCTAAACTATTGTCGTCCGGATGGGGAATGGGTTGCTAACCAGTATGGCGGTTGCGAAAATATCGAAGGGGCGGATTTCCTGCGGCAGGTAAATCACGTTATTTTCAGTTATTTCCCCGGTATTTTGTCTATTGCAGAAGAGTCCACTTCTTGGCCGATGGTGTCTTGGCCTACTTATGTGGGAGGTTTGGGCTTTAATTTGAAGTGGAATATGGGCTGGATGCACGATATGTTGGATTATTTCCACATGGACCCGTGGTTCCGCCAGTTCCACCAAAACAATATTACTTTCAGTATTTGGTATCATCACAGCGAGAACTTCATGTTAGCGCTGTCTCACGATGAAGTGGTACATGGTAAGAGTCCGCTGATTGGTAAGATGCCGGGGGACAAGTGGCAGAAGTTTGCGAACGTGCGGGCTTTGTTGACCTATATGTACGGTCACCCTGGTAAGAAGACTCTGTTTATGAGTATGGAGTTCGGTCAGTGGAGTGAGTGGAATGTGTGGTCGGATTTGGAATGGCATTTATTGCAGTACGAACCCCACCAACAAACGCTCAAGTTCATGACTGACTTGAACCATTTGTATCAAACCGAACCTGCTTTGTATACTTGGGATTTCGGTGAAGGTGGTTTTGAGTGGATTGATTGCAATGATAACCGCCATAGCGTAGTATCTTTCTTACGTCGCGATAAGGAAAACCCAGAGAATTACATAGTGATAGTGTGTAATTTTACGCCTCAACCTCACAGCCATTACCGGGTAGGCGTACCGGATCACGGTTTCTATCACGAGTTGTTCAATAGCGATGCTGCTCAGTATGGTGGCAGTAATATGGGCAATTTAGGTGGCAAATGGTCGGATGAATGGAGTTGTCAAAATCGTCCTTATTCGATCGATCTTTGTTTACCTCCTTTAGCCGTTTTGATGCTGAAGTTGGATCGGGAGAAAACACAGGCGATGTTAAAGGGCACACAAGTAGAAGAATCTGTTTCTGAGGAATAA
- a CDS encoding type II secretion system protein, with product MKYSSPKLNAGFSLVEMLVVIALIGILGAIAAPSWISFLNRQRLNSAQAEALSVIRQAQVNAKAEKRIWQASFRNSNGKIQWAVHPENVSVDNVNWNNLLGEDADKIDIEDTNTTLRKENDIYHVQFQYKGRVNGQLGKVTFILPSLRNRENAPRSCVWVSTLLGALRTDRNSGCLGN from the coding sequence ATGAAATATTCTTCTCCTAAGCTCAATGCCGGATTCTCGCTGGTTGAAATGCTGGTAGTTATTGCGTTAATTGGCATCTTAGGTGCGATCGCAGCCCCAAGCTGGATCTCGTTCCTCAATCGCCAACGGCTCAACTCTGCACAAGCTGAAGCTCTAAGTGTAATACGACAAGCCCAAGTAAATGCGAAAGCTGAGAAACGCATTTGGCAAGCTAGTTTCCGTAACAGCAACGGTAAAATTCAATGGGCTGTTCATCCAGAAAACGTATCTGTTGATAATGTGAATTGGAATAACTTACTTGGAGAAGACGCAGACAAAATTGATATTGAAGATACCAACACCACATTAAGAAAAGAAAACGATATTTACCACGTACAGTTTCAGTATAAAGGTCGCGTTAACGGACAATTAGGCAAAGTAACTTTCATTCTTCCCTCCCTAAGAAATAGAGAAAATGCTCCCAGAAGTTGTGTTTGGGTATCAACTTTACTGGGAGCATTACGTACAGATAGAAATAGCGGTTGTCTGGGAAATTAA